The following are encoded together in the Erwinia sp. E602 genome:
- the mtnA gene encoding S-methyl-5-thioribose-1-phosphate isomerase produces the protein MQTLTTTSLQVRDNQLLILDQQALPQQKIWCPTPDVATLVGHIKTLRVRGAPLIGLSASLLLALLAEQGMSRTGLAEALEVLRASRPTAVNLMNNLDRMKLALAQDDHVNALVSEALRLIEEDKALCERIAAAGSPLIVAGSRLLTHCNTGGLATAGVGTALGVIARGYTEGRVANVWVDETRPLLQGGRLTAWELGELGVPYQLICDSMAATLMAQGQVDAIWVGADRIAANGDVANKIGTYSLAVLAHYHRVPFYVAAPHTTLDRGCPNGAAIPIEQRDAREVTGVAGSFGDVQWAPENAQVYNPAFDVTPAALISGWVLDTGVVTPEEVTAGAFQPRG, from the coding sequence ATGCAGACACTCACCACCACCAGCCTTCAGGTTCGCGACAATCAGCTGTTGATCCTCGATCAGCAGGCCCTGCCCCAGCAAAAAATCTGGTGCCCGACACCGGACGTGGCCACGCTGGTCGGCCATATTAAAACCCTGCGCGTGCGCGGGGCGCCGCTGATTGGGCTGTCCGCCAGCCTGCTTCTGGCGCTGCTGGCCGAACAGGGGATGTCCCGAACCGGGCTGGCCGAGGCGCTGGAGGTGCTGCGCGCCTCACGCCCGACGGCGGTGAACCTGATGAACAACCTTGACCGTATGAAGCTGGCGCTGGCGCAGGACGACCACGTCAACGCGCTGGTGAGCGAAGCGCTGCGGCTGATTGAGGAAGACAAGGCGCTGTGCGAACGCATCGCGGCGGCCGGCAGCCCGCTGATCGTCGCGGGCAGCCGCCTGCTGACCCACTGCAACACCGGCGGCCTGGCGACCGCAGGCGTCGGCACGGCGCTGGGGGTGATCGCGCGTGGTTATACAGAAGGCAGGGTGGCCAACGTCTGGGTGGATGAAACCCGTCCGCTGCTGCAGGGTGGCCGCCTGACGGCGTGGGAACTGGGCGAGCTGGGCGTGCCTTATCAGCTGATCTGCGACTCGATGGCCGCCACGCTGATGGCGCAGGGCCAGGTCGATGCCATCTGGGTCGGCGCTGACCGCATTGCGGCTAACGGCGACGTCGCCAACAAAATCGGCACCTACAGCCTGGCGGTGCTGGCCCACTATCACCGCGTGCCGTTCTACGTCGCCGCGCCGCACACCACGCTGGATCGCGGCTGCCCGAACGGCGCGGCGATTCCAATCGAGCAGCGTGACGCCCGGGAAGTCACCGGCGTGGCCGGCAGCTTTGGTGACGTGCAGTGGGCACCGGAGAATGCGCAGGTTTATAACCCGGCGTTTGACGTTACCCCCGCCGCGCTGATTAGCGGCTGGGTGCTGGACACCGGCGTGGTGACGCCGGAAGAGGTGACGGCAGGCGCGTTTCAGCCGCGCGGCTGA
- a CDS encoding acireductone dioxygenase: protein MSALTIFTDTEATTPVWHSTDAAEIATKLNAKEVRFERWEADRDLGENPDSDTVIKAYQHAIDRLVAEKGYQSWDVISMRADNPQKETLRSKFLNEHTHGEDEVRFFVEGAGLFCLHLDGHIYQILCEKNDLISVPAGIPHWFDMGSSPHFTAIRIFDNQEGWIANFTGDNIADAYPRLD from the coding sequence ATGAGTGCACTGACTATTTTTACCGATACCGAAGCGACCACCCCGGTGTGGCACAGCACCGATGCCGCAGAGATCGCCACCAAACTTAATGCTAAAGAAGTCCGTTTTGAGCGCTGGGAAGCCGACCGCGACCTGGGTGAAAACCCGGATTCCGACACGGTAATCAAGGCGTATCAGCACGCTATCGATCGCCTGGTGGCCGAGAAAGGCTACCAGAGCTGGGACGTGATCAGCATGCGCGCGGATAACCCGCAGAAAGAGACGCTGCGCAGCAAGTTCCTCAACGAACATACCCATGGCGAAGATGAAGTACGCTTCTTCGTTGAGGGCGCCGGGCTGTTCTGCCTGCATCTGGACGGGCATATCTACCAGATCCTGTGTGAAAAGAACGATCTGATCTCGGTGCCGGCCGGCATTCCGCACTGGTTCGATATGGGATCGTCGCCGCACTTCACCGCGATCCGCATCTTCGATAACCAGGAAGGCTGGATCGCTAACTTCACCGGCGACAACATTGCCGATGCTTATCCGCGTCTGGACTGA
- the mtnC gene encoding acireductone synthase: MIRAIITDIEGTTSDIRFVHNVLFPYARENLPAFILANQAQPAVAQALDDLRAESGQPDADVQSLIDVLFGYMDQDRKSAALKALQGMVWRDGYLNGSFTGHLYADVLPALKQWQQQGVALYVYSSGSVAAQKLLFGYSDAGDITGLFSGYFDTHVGAKREVESYRNIASQIGLPTGQLLFLSDIHQELDAAEQAGWQTIQLIRGEADNESRHRQVSGFDQINQELLNS, translated from the coding sequence ATGATCCGCGCAATTATCACCGATATTGAAGGCACCACCAGCGACATCCGCTTCGTACACAACGTGCTGTTCCCTTACGCCCGCGAAAACCTGCCGGCGTTTATCCTCGCCAACCAGGCGCAACCGGCAGTCGCGCAGGCGCTTGACGACCTGCGTGCCGAAAGCGGCCAGCCTGACGCCGACGTACAGTCGCTGATAGACGTGCTGTTCGGTTATATGGATCAGGATCGTAAATCCGCCGCGCTGAAGGCGCTGCAGGGGATGGTCTGGCGTGACGGCTACCTGAACGGCAGCTTTACCGGCCACCTGTATGCAGACGTGCTGCCGGCGCTGAAACAGTGGCAGCAGCAGGGTGTGGCGCTGTATGTTTATTCATCCGGCTCAGTAGCTGCGCAGAAATTGTTATTTGGCTACAGCGACGCGGGTGATATTACCGGTCTGTTTAGCGGTTACTTTGATACCCACGTCGGTGCCAAGCGCGAGGTGGAGTCCTACCGCAACATCGCCAGCCAGATTGGTCTGCCGACCGGCCAGCTGCTGTTCCTGTCTGATATTCATCAGGAGCTGGATGCCGCAGAGCAGGCGGGCTGGCAGACGATTCAGTTAATCCGTGGCGAAGCGGATAATGAGAGCCGCCATCGCCAGGTTTCAGGTTTTGATCAGATTAACCAGGAGCTGTTGAACTCATGA
- a CDS encoding methylthioribulose 1-phosphate dehydratase, which yields MTQHSQLDQLVSACHWIGERGWAPATGGNMSVRQDAEFCLLSESGKDKGSLTRDDFIQVDIATNRVPSGRKPSAETGLHTLIYRLFPEAGAVLHTHTVNSTVLSRVEKGAALELQGYEMQKTLAGQHSHLDCVPIALFDNDQDIDGLAQRIEQFAAHTPLRYGFLLRGHGLTCWGKDVNEARRHLEGLEFLFQCELQRRLLEAR from the coding sequence ATGACACAACACTCTCAGTTAGATCAGCTGGTTAGCGCCTGTCACTGGATTGGCGAACGCGGCTGGGCCCCGGCCACCGGTGGCAATATGTCGGTGCGCCAGGATGCCGAGTTTTGCCTGCTGAGCGAGTCCGGCAAAGACAAAGGCAGCCTGACCCGCGATGACTTTATCCAGGTCGATATCGCTACCAACCGCGTGCCGTCCGGACGCAAACCCTCAGCGGAAACCGGGCTGCATACGCTGATTTATCGCCTGTTCCCGGAGGCCGGTGCTGTGCTGCACACCCACACCGTAAACTCCACGGTGCTCTCCCGCGTGGAGAAGGGCGCGGCGCTGGAGCTGCAGGGCTACGAGATGCAGAAAACCCTCGCCGGGCAGCACTCGCACCTCGACTGCGTGCCGATCGCGCTGTTTGACAACGATCAGGACATCGACGGCCTGGCGCAGCGTATTGAACAGTTTGCCGCCCATACGCCGCTGCGCTACGGCTTCCTGCTGCGCGGCCACGGCCTGACCTGCTGGGGCAAAGACGTTAACGAAGCGCGCCGCCATCTGGAAGGGCTGGAATTCCTGTTCCAGTGCGAGCTGCAGCGCCGCCTGCTGGAGGCCAGATGA
- a CDS encoding pyridoxal phosphate-dependent aminotransferase, whose translation MSRTSFTPESKLPALGTTIFTQMSALAQQHNAINLSQGFPDFDGPDYLQQRLAHHVSQGANQYAPMIGVAPLREAIARKTAELYGYRPDANTEVTVTTGATEALFAAITALVRPGDEVICFDPSYDSYAPAVALAGGVMKRIALQPPAFKVDWAEFASLLSPKTRLVILNTPHNPSATVWQKSDFAALWQAIAEQEIYVLSDEVYEHICFDAAGHASVLAHPQLRERAIAVSSFGKTFHMTGWKVGYCVAPPVLSAELRKVHQYLTFSVNTPAQLALADMLEQHPEHYRELPEFYRARRDRFTAALANSRFKILPCEGTYFLLADYSAISDLDDVAFCQWLTREAGVAAIPLSVFCADAFPHKLIRLCFAKQEATLDAAAERLCQL comes from the coding sequence ATGAGCCGGACGTCGTTTACCCCAGAGAGCAAACTGCCTGCGCTGGGCACCACCATTTTTACCCAGATGAGCGCTCTGGCGCAGCAGCACAACGCCATTAACCTGTCGCAGGGGTTCCCGGACTTTGACGGCCCTGACTACCTGCAGCAGCGCCTGGCCCACCACGTCAGCCAGGGCGCTAACCAGTACGCACCGATGATCGGCGTGGCCCCGCTGCGTGAAGCGATTGCCAGAAAGACCGCCGAACTCTACGGCTACCGCCCGGATGCCAACACGGAAGTGACCGTCACCACCGGCGCCACCGAGGCGCTGTTTGCGGCGATTACCGCGCTGGTGCGCCCGGGCGATGAAGTTATCTGTTTCGACCCGAGCTACGACAGTTATGCGCCCGCCGTGGCGCTGGCCGGCGGCGTGATGAAGCGTATTGCGCTGCAGCCTCCGGCCTTTAAGGTGGACTGGGCGGAGTTTGCCAGCCTGCTGTCGCCGAAAACCCGGCTGGTTATCCTCAACACGCCGCACAACCCGTCCGCCACCGTCTGGCAGAAAAGCGACTTTGCCGCGCTGTGGCAGGCGATTGCGGAGCAGGAAATCTACGTGCTGAGCGATGAAGTCTACGAGCACATCTGCTTTGACGCCGCCGGCCACGCCAGCGTGCTGGCACACCCCCAGCTGCGCGAGCGGGCGATTGCCGTCTCCTCGTTCGGCAAAACCTTCCATATGACCGGCTGGAAAGTCGGCTACTGCGTGGCACCGCCGGTGCTGAGCGCCGAGCTGCGCAAGGTGCATCAGTACCTGACCTTCTCGGTGAACACCCCTGCGCAGCTGGCGCTGGCAGATATGCTGGAACAGCACCCGGAACACTACCGTGAACTGCCCGAGTTTTACCGCGCGCGTCGCGACCGCTTTACCGCCGCGCTGGCCAACAGCCGTTTTAAGATTTTGCCGTGTGAAGGGACCTATTTCCTGCTGGCTGACTACAGCGCCATCTCCGATCTGGATGACGTGGCCTTCTGCCAGTGGCTGACCCGAGAGGCCGGTGTGGCAGCGATCCCGCTGTCGGTGTTCTGCGCCGACGCCTTCCCCCATAAACTGATCCGCCTGTGCTTCGCTAAGCAGGAAGCCACGCTGGACGCTGCCGCGGAGCGCCTGTGTCAACTTTAG
- a CDS encoding amidohydrolase: MSTLEITVLQQPLTWMDGAANLRFFDQLLATIHGRDLIVLPEMFTTGFAMEAAKSSLPEAEVITWLQAKARQTRAMVAGSAAIQVEKGAVNRFFLVEPEGKVHFYDKRHLFRMAGEHEHYLAGERRDVIEWRGWRILPQVCYDLRFPVFSRNQNDYDLALYVANWPAPRALHWQTLLQARAIENQAYIAGCNRVGSDGNGHHYSGDSRIISPQGEILAAGEPHQPARLDATLSLESLRDYRERFPAWRDADGFSL; encoded by the coding sequence GTGTCAACTTTAGAAATTACCGTACTGCAACAACCGCTGACATGGATGGACGGCGCCGCTAATCTGCGCTTCTTTGACCAGCTGCTGGCGACGATCCACGGCCGCGACCTGATCGTGCTGCCGGAGATGTTTACCACCGGCTTCGCGATGGAGGCGGCGAAAAGCTCACTGCCGGAGGCGGAGGTGATAACCTGGCTACAGGCGAAAGCCCGCCAGACCCGCGCGATGGTGGCAGGCAGCGCGGCGATCCAGGTAGAGAAAGGCGCGGTCAACCGCTTCTTCCTGGTGGAGCCGGAAGGCAAGGTCCATTTCTACGACAAGCGCCATCTGTTCCGCATGGCCGGCGAGCACGAGCACTATCTGGCCGGTGAACGCCGCGACGTGATCGAATGGCGCGGCTGGCGCATTCTGCCGCAGGTCTGCTACGACCTGCGCTTCCCGGTGTTCTCCCGCAACCAGAACGACTACGACCTGGCGCTGTACGTCGCCAACTGGCCGGCACCGCGCGCGCTGCACTGGCAGACGCTGCTGCAGGCGCGGGCGATTGAGAACCAGGCGTATATCGCCGGTTGCAACCGCGTCGGCAGCGACGGCAACGGCCACCACTACAGCGGCGACAGCCGGATCATCAGCCCGCAGGGTGAAATCCTCGCCGCCGGTGAACCGCACCAGCCTGCACGGCTGGATGCCACCCTGTCGCTGGAGAGCCTGCGCGACTACCGCGAGCGCTTCCCGGCGTGGCGCGACGCCGACGGCTTCAGCCTCTGA
- a CDS encoding CaiB/BaiF CoA-transferase family protein, giving the protein MSVSPSPLFSGLKVLDIATFIAGPAAATILSDFGADVIKVESPSGDPDRVLSQNPNMPASDYNYAWQLTNRNKRSLILDLKSPEAREVLVPLIEWADVVVTNYLPEIRERLGLTWPGVHAINPWAIYADITGYGAQGPDANEPGFDSCAWWARSGLMNTLRNADAEPVMTLPACGDHVSATALYAAIVTGLLMREKNGEGMQVSTSLIANGIWTAAEYVEGALNQATPARQADRKDPVNALSNCYRTADDRWLVVSAFQRKDWQKLLVALDAEQLGSDERFADVASRIRHTRALAAEFTRRFAQKTLHQWRTILTRHRIIFGIVQTFPEVVSDPQLHLNACLLPYHDRQGRERLTVSSPFTLSGVNKVTPRPAPEFGEHTDAILQSLGFTAQRIDRLKKNGVII; this is encoded by the coding sequence ATGTCCGTCAGCCCGTCTCCGCTGTTTTCCGGCCTTAAGGTGCTGGATATCGCTACCTTTATCGCTGGCCCTGCCGCCGCGACCATCCTCTCTGACTTCGGTGCTGACGTGATCAAAGTAGAGTCGCCTTCCGGCGATCCCGATCGCGTGCTGTCGCAGAACCCTAATATGCCGGCCAGCGACTATAACTACGCGTGGCAGTTGACCAACCGCAACAAGCGCAGCCTGATCCTCGACCTGAAATCCCCTGAAGCACGCGAAGTACTGGTGCCGCTGATCGAGTGGGCGGACGTGGTGGTCACCAACTACCTGCCTGAGATCCGTGAACGACTGGGGCTGACCTGGCCGGGCGTGCACGCCATCAACCCGTGGGCGATTTATGCCGATATCACCGGTTACGGCGCACAGGGGCCGGACGCCAACGAACCCGGCTTTGACTCCTGCGCCTGGTGGGCGCGTAGCGGGCTGATGAACACGCTGCGCAACGCCGACGCCGAACCGGTGATGACCCTGCCCGCGTGTGGCGACCACGTTAGCGCCACTGCGCTGTATGCGGCGATCGTCACCGGCCTGCTGATGCGCGAAAAAAACGGCGAGGGAATGCAGGTTTCCACCTCGCTGATCGCCAACGGCATCTGGACCGCCGCAGAGTATGTTGAAGGCGCGCTTAACCAGGCGACGCCGGCGCGGCAGGCGGACCGTAAAGATCCGGTAAACGCGCTCTCGAACTGTTACCGCACGGCGGACGACCGCTGGCTGGTGGTAAGCGCCTTTCAGCGAAAAGACTGGCAGAAGCTGCTGGTTGCGCTGGATGCAGAGCAGTTGGGCAGCGACGAACGCTTTGCCGACGTCGCCAGCCGTATCCGCCACACCCGTGCACTGGCCGCCGAATTCACCCGGCGCTTCGCGCAAAAAACGTTGCACCAGTGGCGGACGATCCTCACACGGCACCGGATCATTTTTGGCATCGTGCAGACCTTTCCCGAGGTGGTTAGCGACCCGCAGCTGCATCTGAACGCCTGCCTGCTGCCCTATCACGATCGCCAGGGCAGGGAACGCCTCACGGTCTCGTCGCCGTTTACCCTCAGTGGCGTTAACAAGGTCACGCCGCGCCCGGCACCGGAGTTTGGTGAACACACCGACGCCATCCTGCAGTCGCTGGGGTTTACCGCACAGCGCATCGATCGGCTGAAAAAAAATGGCGTGATTATCTGA
- a CDS encoding electron transfer flavoprotein-ubiquinone oxidoreductase — protein MERETVDYDVVIVGAGPAGLAAACRIKQLSPATSVCVLEKGASVGAHSLSGAVFDPRALAELFPDWRQRGAPLNTRVSEDRCLFLTGPQRALTVPGFCIPHTMKNDGNYIISLGELCQWLGGQAEALGVEIYPATAATAIVFTADGRVNGVTTGDFGRDKRGQPKPGVFTPGIALRARFTLFAEGCRGHLGKQLLQRFGLDREADVQHYAIGLKELWQVQPQHHHPGLVIHAAGWPLDKHNPGGAFLYHLDRQRIAVGLIVDLCYRNPYLSPFDELQRLKCHPAFRPYFSGATRLGFGARALSKGGIFSLPDMIFAGGALIGCELGTLNFSRIKGNHTAMKSGMLAAEAVAGALCSDSPSLAAYPQLFRNSWLWQELWQSRNFGSALHRFGPGFGSMFNSLEQNIFHARWPLALHDRQPDHQQLHKASTQRPIIYPKPDGLLTFDRLSSLDLANVSHAEDQPVHLLLDDVTIATGSNLTDYAEPAQRYCPAAVYELVSDEQGKQSLQINAQNCLHCKTCEIKDPAQNIHWQPPEGGGGPNYGDM, from the coding sequence ATGGAACGTGAAACCGTTGACTACGACGTAGTGATTGTCGGTGCCGGACCGGCCGGTCTGGCGGCTGCCTGCCGCATCAAACAACTGTCGCCCGCTACCAGCGTCTGCGTACTGGAGAAAGGGGCCTCCGTCGGCGCTCACAGCCTGTCCGGCGCGGTGTTTGATCCCCGCGCGCTCGCTGAACTGTTCCCCGACTGGCGGCAGCGCGGCGCGCCGCTGAATACCCGGGTGAGCGAGGACCGCTGCCTGTTTCTGACCGGCCCGCAACGTGCGCTCACCGTCCCTGGGTTCTGCATCCCGCACACCATGAAAAATGACGGTAATTACATCATTTCCCTTGGCGAGCTTTGTCAGTGGCTGGGCGGGCAGGCAGAGGCGCTGGGGGTCGAGATCTACCCCGCCACCGCCGCTACCGCGATCGTTTTCACCGCGGACGGTCGGGTCAACGGCGTGACCACCGGCGATTTTGGTCGCGATAAACGCGGCCAGCCCAAACCCGGCGTGTTTACGCCAGGCATTGCGTTGCGCGCCAGATTCACCCTGTTTGCCGAAGGCTGCCGCGGCCACCTCGGTAAACAGCTGCTGCAACGCTTTGGTCTCGATCGCGAGGCAGACGTGCAGCACTACGCCATCGGGCTGAAAGAGCTGTGGCAGGTGCAACCGCAGCATCACCACCCCGGGCTGGTGATTCATGCTGCCGGCTGGCCGCTGGACAAACACAACCCCGGCGGGGCCTTTCTTTACCACCTCGATCGGCAGCGCATTGCCGTGGGGCTGATCGTCGACCTCTGTTACCGCAATCCTTATCTGTCACCTTTTGATGAGCTACAACGGCTGAAGTGCCACCCGGCATTCAGACCTTATTTCAGCGGAGCCACCCGGCTGGGCTTCGGCGCACGGGCGCTGAGCAAAGGCGGGATCTTCTCGCTGCCAGACATGATTTTTGCCGGTGGCGCGCTGATCGGCTGCGAGCTGGGCACGCTAAATTTCAGCCGCATCAAGGGCAACCATACGGCAATGAAGAGCGGCATGCTGGCGGCGGAGGCGGTCGCCGGGGCGCTGTGCAGCGATTCACCGTCGCTGGCGGCTTATCCACAGCTGTTCAGAAACAGCTGGCTGTGGCAGGAGCTGTGGCAGAGCCGCAATTTTGGTAGCGCGCTGCACCGCTTCGGCCCGGGGTTCGGCAGCATGTTTAACTCGCTGGAACAGAATATCTTCCATGCCCGCTGGCCACTGGCACTGCATGACCGGCAGCCTGACCACCAGCAGTTACACAAGGCCAGCACCCAGCGCCCGATTATCTACCCGAAGCCGGACGGCCTGCTGACCTTTGACCGGCTCAGTTCGCTGGATCTCGCCAACGTCAGCCACGCGGAAGACCAGCCGGTCCACCTGCTGCTGGATGATGTGACGATCGCCACCGGCAGCAACCTGACTGACTACGCCGAACCGGCGCAGCGCTACTGTCCGGCCGCGGTGTATGAGTTGGTCAGCGATGAACAGGGAAAACAGAGTTTGCAGATCAACGCGCAAAACTGCCTGCACTGCAAAACCTGCGAGATTAAAGATCCTGCGCAAAATATTCACTGGCAGCCGCCCGAAGGCGGCGGCGGCCCCAACTATGGCGATATGTAA
- a CDS encoding electron transfer flavoprotein subunit beta/FixA family protein, protein MKIMVAIKRVLDPNIKAQVRPDGSGIELSNRKMAMNPFCEIAVEEAVRLKEQGVASEVLVVSVGDAAVQEQLRSALALGADRAIHLQTPAPLSSSLAVAKLLKIIAERERPQLILLGKQSIDSDNYQTGQMLAGLLDWPQATAASAIALQGEEAIVTCEVDSGLRTLQLRLPAVITSDLRLNTPRYPALPSIMKARQKPLEVLSADVTGVALAGTQRQLSVTPPAARKPGRRVSSVAELAGLIRSLSEEN, encoded by the coding sequence ATGAAGATTATGGTGGCGATTAAGCGGGTGCTGGATCCCAACATCAAGGCTCAGGTCAGGCCCGACGGCAGCGGCATTGAGCTCAGCAACCGTAAAATGGCGATGAACCCCTTCTGTGAAATCGCCGTTGAAGAAGCCGTGCGCTTAAAAGAACAAGGGGTTGCGTCCGAAGTGCTGGTGGTCAGCGTCGGCGATGCCGCCGTTCAGGAGCAGCTGCGCAGCGCGCTGGCGCTGGGTGCCGATCGGGCTATTCATCTGCAGACGCCCGCCCCCCTCAGCAGCTCGCTGGCGGTGGCGAAGCTGCTGAAAATCATTGCGGAACGCGAACGGCCGCAGCTGATCCTGCTGGGCAAGCAGAGCATCGACAGCGACAACTACCAGACCGGGCAGATGCTGGCCGGGCTGCTGGACTGGCCGCAGGCGACCGCCGCCTCGGCGATCGCGCTGCAGGGGGAGGAAGCCATCGTTACCTGCGAGGTCGACAGCGGTTTGCGCACCCTGCAGCTGCGGCTGCCGGCGGTGATCACCAGCGACCTGCGGCTGAATACCCCGCGCTATCCGGCGCTGCCCAGCATCATGAAAGCGCGGCAGAAGCCGCTGGAGGTGCTGTCAGCAGACGTCACCGGCGTGGCGCTGGCCGGTACGCAGCGGCAGCTCAGCGTTACGCCCCCCGCGGCGCGTAAACCGGGCCGGCGGGTGTCATCGGTGGCCGAACTGGCCGGCCTGATCCGCTCACTCAGCGAGGAGAACTGA
- a CDS encoding electron transfer flavoprotein subunit alpha/FixB family protein, with protein sequence MANLVLGGHQDGRLSPATLRVLAAARAIGGESDLLIVGNEITPPIAEALTLPGVRHVLSADDETFRHPLAEDVAPLLVSLAPGYSHILADASADGKSLLPRVAALLDVDAVTGVSGVIDASTFKRPVYAGNGIAVVQSQAAVKVLTVMSSAFTPVAREGGLASHQPLSGPFHRTERTRWLSERSASPEGRPELTTASVVIAGGRGMKSGENFSLLYQLADKLGAAVGASRAAVDAGFVANELQVGQTGKVVAPVLYIAVGISGAIQHLAGMRDSGTIVAINNDPDAPIFAVADYALEADLFDALPELIRLLS encoded by the coding sequence ATGGCAAACTTAGTCCTGGGCGGTCATCAGGACGGACGGCTGTCGCCCGCCACACTCAGGGTACTGGCTGCCGCCCGCGCCATCGGCGGCGAAAGCGATCTGTTGATCGTCGGCAATGAGATTACGCCACCGATCGCCGAAGCCCTCACCCTGCCCGGCGTGCGTCACGTGCTGTCGGCAGACGATGAGACCTTTCGCCACCCGCTGGCGGAAGACGTCGCGCCGCTGCTGGTCAGCCTGGCCCCCGGCTACAGCCATATTCTGGCCGATGCCTCAGCGGACGGGAAAAGCCTGCTGCCACGCGTGGCGGCGCTGCTTGATGTGGATGCCGTGACGGGGGTAAGCGGGGTGATTGACGCCAGCACCTTCAAACGGCCGGTGTACGCCGGTAACGGTATTGCCGTGGTGCAGTCGCAGGCGGCCGTTAAAGTGCTTACCGTGATGAGCAGCGCCTTTACGCCGGTTGCCCGCGAGGGCGGACTCGCCAGCCACCAGCCGCTAAGCGGGCCGTTCCACCGTACAGAACGAACCCGCTGGCTGAGCGAAAGGTCGGCCAGTCCTGAAGGGCGGCCTGAGCTCACCACCGCCAGCGTGGTGATCGCCGGCGGGCGCGGCATGAAGAGCGGTGAAAACTTCAGCCTGCTGTATCAACTGGCCGATAAGCTCGGCGCGGCGGTGGGAGCCTCACGGGCGGCGGTCGACGCCGGGTTCGTCGCCAATGAGCTGCAGGTCGGGCAGACCGGCAAGGTGGTCGCGCCAGTGCTGTATATCGCGGTGGGGATCTCCGGGGCGATCCAGCACCTGGCCGGCATGCGCGACTCAGGGACGATCGTGGCGATCAACAACGATCCCGACGCGCCGATCTTTGCCGTTGCCGATTATGCGCTGGAGGCCGACCTGTTTGATGCCCTGCCGGAACTCATCAGGCTGCTGTCCTGA
- a CDS encoding response regulator transcription factor, giving the protein MQPVRSVLSPRETTVLSLIAAGHSNKEIAIVLAITPETVKSHIKHILIKLTARNRAQAVSLAQRSGLLADMP; this is encoded by the coding sequence ATGCAACCCGTCAGAAGCGTATTAAGCCCGCGAGAAACCACGGTGCTGTCACTGATTGCGGCAGGACACTCAAACAAGGAGATCGCTATTGTCCTTGCCATCACGCCCGAGACCGTTAAATCGCATATCAAACACATTCTGATTAAGCTGACCGCCCGTAACCGGGCGCAGGCGGTGTCGCTGGCCCAGCGTTCCGGGCTGCTGGCCGATATGCCCTGA